The Sphingosinicella humi genome has a window encoding:
- a CDS encoding Panacea domain-containing protein has translation MALNKIIYFIVEKALIERGELLTAAKIEAWEHGPVFREIYHSFKCHGDGPITSRAHKFDSATRSMVEAKELFGHDDEELFDEALDSYLHLTASQLRALSHQSGSPWHRVWWHEGRFNPGMEISIETIHESFSQEAKQS, from the coding sequence ATGGCACTCAACAAGATCATATACTTCATTGTCGAGAAAGCACTTATAGAACGGGGTGAACTGCTAACCGCTGCCAAAATAGAAGCATGGGAACACGGGCCGGTATTTCGAGAGATTTATCACTCCTTCAAATGTCACGGTGACGGCCCGATCACATCTAGGGCGCATAAATTTGACAGTGCAACACGATCCATGGTCGAAGCGAAAGAACTTTTCGGACACGATGACGAGGAGCTTTTTGACGAAGCTTTAGATTCGTACCTTCATTTGACGGCCTCTCAACTGAGAGCGCTATCTCATCAGTCAGGTAGCCCGTGGCACAGAGTGTGGTGGCATGAGGGGCGATTTAATCCAGGCATGGAGATTTCGATAGAGACCATTCACGAGAGTTTTTCGCAGGAGGCGAAGCAATCATGA
- a CDS encoding ribonucleotide-diphosphate reductase subunit beta → MPLLEARKQYKPFEYPWAFDFWKRQQQIHWMPEEVPLGEDCRDWAQKLTDHERNLLTQIFRFFTQADVEVQDCYHDKYGRVFKPTEIKMMLTAFSNMETVHIAAYSHLLDTIGMPESEYGMFLEYEEMKAKHDYLQEFGVDSDEDIARTLAMFGGFTEGLQLFASFAMLMNFPRFNKMKGMGQIISWSIRDESLHCEGITRLFHAFCAERGCLTKAVKEDIMDMCQKTVRLEDAFIDLAFEQGPVPGMTAKEIKRYIRYIADWRLGQLGLPAIYMVDDHPLPWLAPLINGVEHANFFETRATEYSKAATRGNWNEVWENFDRRKKAKANDTVEEGAAGDDMFTRAGVAAE, encoded by the coding sequence ATGCCCCTTCTCGAAGCCCGCAAGCAGTACAAGCCCTTCGAATATCCCTGGGCGTTCGATTTCTGGAAGCGCCAGCAGCAGATCCACTGGATGCCGGAGGAAGTGCCCTTGGGCGAGGATTGCCGCGATTGGGCGCAGAAGCTCACCGATCATGAGCGCAACCTCCTCACCCAGATCTTCCGCTTCTTCACCCAGGCCGACGTCGAGGTGCAGGATTGCTACCACGACAAATATGGCCGCGTGTTCAAGCCGACCGAGATCAAGATGATGCTGACCGCCTTCTCCAACATGGAGACGGTCCACATCGCCGCCTACTCTCACCTGCTCGACACCATCGGCATGCCCGAGAGCGAGTACGGCATGTTCCTCGAATATGAGGAGATGAAGGCCAAGCACGACTATCTGCAGGAATTCGGCGTCGACAGCGACGAGGACATCGCCCGCACGCTGGCGATGTTCGGCGGCTTCACCGAGGGGCTTCAGCTCTTCGCCAGCTTCGCCATGCTGATGAACTTCCCGCGCTTCAACAAGATGAAGGGCATGGGCCAGATCATCTCCTGGTCGATCCGCGACGAGAGCCTCCACTGCGAGGGCATCACCCGCCTGTTCCACGCCTTCTGCGCCGAGCGCGGCTGCCTCACCAAGGCGGTCAAGGAAGACATTATGGACATGTGCCAGAAGACCGTTCGGCTCGAGGACGCGTTCATCGACCTCGCCTTCGAGCAGGGCCCCGTCCCCGGCATGACCGCCAAGGAGATCAAGCGCTACATCCGCTACATCGCCGACTGGCGTCTCGGCCAGCTCGGCCTGCCGGCGATCTACATGGTCGACGACCACCCGCTCCCCTGGCTCGCCCCGCTGATCAACGGCGTCGAGCACGCCAACTTCTTCGAAACCCGCGCGACCGAATACTCGAAGGCCGCGACCCGCGGGAACTGGAACGAGGTCTGGGAGAATTTCGACCGCCGCAAGAAGGCCAAGGCCAACGACACCGTCGAGGAAGGCGCAGCCGGCGACGACATGTTCACGCGGGCGGGCGTGGCGGCGGAATGA
- a CDS encoding DUF4917 family protein, producing the protein MAGGVQTIVDVISFEDALGKTNGERRHLLLGNGFSIALFPERFTYRSLLEEAKEEGFFEAYPELQKAFEILKTTDFEVVLQALSRMRRLLHLYVDSPDPVAKIADHVEHLKEGLVGAIAGKHPARLGEISERQFTAARTFLAKFAARSLKNRGCIYTLNYDLLLYWTLMHDPRPVWDGTKLIPPEDALYLASDDGFRAPDDDYDAPYVAWDVDGGSNTQNVHFLHGGLHLYDAGSELQKICWERSGGIPLMDQIRDALDQDRYPLFVSEGNADSKQARILHSGYLTRSFKSFAAICQKRTTNLFVYGHSLAESDNHILRLIEEGCCPALFVSLYGDPANSDNMAMVQRAEALAGARAKYKLDVFFFDAESAHVWG; encoded by the coding sequence TTGGCTGGCGGAGTTCAAACGATAGTTGATGTAATTTCGTTTGAAGATGCTCTTGGTAAAACCAATGGCGAGCGCCGACATCTTCTGCTCGGTAATGGCTTTAGTATCGCCCTCTTTCCTGAGCGCTTCACATATAGGAGCTTGCTCGAAGAAGCTAAGGAGGAAGGTTTTTTCGAAGCGTATCCGGAGCTTCAAAAGGCCTTCGAAATACTGAAAACCACGGATTTCGAAGTGGTCCTTCAGGCTTTGTCGAGAATGCGTCGGCTTCTCCATCTTTACGTCGATAGCCCTGATCCTGTCGCGAAAATAGCTGATCATGTGGAGCATCTCAAAGAGGGATTGGTCGGGGCCATCGCTGGAAAGCACCCGGCACGCCTCGGCGAGATCAGTGAACGACAGTTTACGGCCGCGCGAACTTTCCTCGCCAAATTCGCAGCCCGAAGTCTTAAGAATAGAGGGTGCATCTATACATTAAACTATGATCTGCTCTTGTATTGGACTCTGATGCACGACCCTCGGCCTGTATGGGATGGCACAAAGCTAATCCCACCGGAGGATGCACTATACCTCGCCAGCGACGATGGCTTTCGAGCACCCGATGACGACTACGATGCTCCCTACGTGGCCTGGGACGTGGACGGAGGATCAAACACACAAAACGTCCACTTTCTGCACGGCGGGCTCCATCTGTATGATGCGGGGAGCGAACTCCAAAAAATCTGCTGGGAAAGGTCAGGGGGAATTCCTCTGATGGACCAAATACGCGATGCCTTGGATCAAGATCGTTATCCTCTCTTTGTGTCTGAGGGGAACGCGGATTCGAAGCAAGCGCGGATCCTTCACAGCGGATATCTTACCCGGTCCTTCAAGAGCTTCGCAGCAATCTGCCAAAAGCGTACGACGAATCTTTTTGTATATGGGCATTCATTGGCTGAGAGCGACAATCACATTTTAAGACTCATCGAAGAGGGGTGCTGCCCGGCTCTCTTCGTCAGCCTTTATGGCGATCCCGCCAACTCCGATAACATGGCAATGGTCCAACGTGCCGAAGCGTTGGCTGGCGCGCGTGCGAAATATAAGCTGGACGTGTTCTTCTTCGATGCTGAATCCGCTCACGTTTGGGGTTAG